The Synergistales bacterium nucleotide sequence CATCATCTTCCCGGTGGGGATGTTCATGGAGGAGGTCTCCACGCTCACCTTGCTGACGCCTATCTTCGCGCCCCTGGCGGTCAAGGCGGGGATCGATCCGCTCCACTTCGGTGTGGTGATGACGCTGAACGTGACCATCGCGCTGATCACGCCGCCCATGGGGGCCTGCAACTATATCGTCGCCGCCGTGGGGAAGGTGCCGCTGGTCGATGTCTTTCGGATCATCTGGCCCTTCATCGGCGTGGCCATGACGGTGGTGCTTCTGATCATTACCTTTCCCTGGCTCACCACGCTGATTCCGCTGTGGCTGGGTCTGGGATAGCTGGAGGTGGAAGGGTGCGACAGATCGATCAGTGGAACGATCCGATCCCGCAGGGCAGTGATATCAACTGGCGGGGCGTCCGTGGTATCCCCATCGAGGAGGAGGGGGAGTCGCTCCATGTGGTGGGGCACCGGCCGGACCGGGTGGTGTCCTGTCCGCAGTACTTCCTGCAGGGATTGCCCGGTGCGCTGCCGGCGGTCTTCCTGCGCAGGGAGGTGTTGATCCGGCTGGCCAGGGCGGCGGAACGCCTCCCCGACGGCTACCGTTTCGTTGTCTTCGACGGCTGGCGGAGCGCCTCGCTGCAGGAGACCCTCTTTTCCTGCTGTCTCTCGGAGCTGCGGAGGGCCCATCCGCAGGAGAGCGAGGAGGCGCTCAACGAGTGGGCCGTCGCCTATGTGGCCCGCCCCTCGGTGGACGAGCGTGCGCCGTCGCCCCACCTCACCGGCGGTGCGGTGGACCTGACCATCGCCGACGAGCGGGGGCTGGAGCTCGACATGGGCACCGCCTTCGACGCCACCGTCTCCGAATCGACCACCAGCTACTACGAGGATGCCTTCGCAGGCGGCAGGGAGCTCTCGGTGCGGGAGCTCCAGTGCCTGCGCAACCGGCGATTGCTCTACTGGGTGATGGTCGAGGCGGGGTTCAGCAACTTCACCGGCGAGTGGTGGCACTACGACTATGGCAACCAGAGCTGGGCCTGGACGAGGGGGGAACGGGCCGCCTTCTACGGCGCGACCGCCCCGGAGCTGCGCTGGTGGAAGGGGGGCGAGAGCGGGTAGCGCAGAGATGACGTTCCGCTGGGCTGTCGGGAAGCCTGGCGGCGGCATGAGGACGGTATGTCCGGACAAGGAGTACACCCTATGAGATGGAGGAATGCCTAGTATGAAACGTGCACCTTTTCTTGTGTACTGCGGCGTGATGGTCGTTCTGCTCGTTGCCGTGACGGCAGCGGCCGATGTCGCTCTCGCCGGCCAGAGGGAGCCGGAGGCGCAGCAGGCTGAACCGGGCACCGGGTATGTGTTGCCCGAGAGCCCCTCGGTGACCTCCCATGAGATCATGGTCGACGGTTCGTCGCTGGCCTACACGGCGACGGCGGGCTTTATGCCCATCTACGACGATTCCGGAACGGAGAAGGCCGAGATCTTCTATGTGGCCTACGAGGCTGAGGGGGAGAAGAAGGAGAAACGACCGGTGACCTTCGCCTTCAACGGCGGCCCCGGCGCCGCCGCGCTCTGGGTGCACCTCGGCGCCTTCGGTCCCAGGATCGTCTCCATGGATGCCTCGGGGCTGGAGATCCCCAAGCCGCCCTTCACCCTGCGGGACAACGGGAACACCCTGCTGGACCAGACGGACCTGGTCTTTGTCGACCCCGTGGGGACGGGATTCAGCCGGGCCGCCTCGGAGGACGAGGCGGCCGAGGAGTTCTGGGGCGTACAGGCCGACATCACCTCGGTCGGCGAGTTCATCCGGATGTACCTGAACCGCCGGGACCGCTGGAACGCCCCGGTCTACATCGCCGGGGAGAGCTACGGCGGCCTGCGGGCGCCGGGGCTCGCCGCCTTCCTGCAGGACATGGGGGTCATGCCCTCGGGGATCATCCTCATCTCCCCGGCGCCGAGCTACGGCGATCTGGATGGGGACACCACCAACGAGCGTCCCTACGTGCATCTCGCCCCCGCCATGGCCGCAGCCGCCCACTACCACGGAAAGAGCGGCGCCGGTCTGCCGGCCGACCGGGAGACCCTTCTGGAGGAGGCACGGCGGTGGGCCAAAGAGGACTATCTCCAGGGGCTCTGGAAGGGGTACGACCTGCGCGGCGACGACCGGGAACAGCTCGTCCGGGAGATGGCCGGATACACCGGACTGCCCGGGGCCTATCTGCAGGCGGAGGACCTCCGGGTGTCGGCCTACGCCTTCGC carries:
- a CDS encoding septum formation initiator, which codes for MKRAPFLVYCGVMVVLLVAVTAAADVALAGQREPEAQQAEPGTGYVLPESPSVTSHEIMVDGSSLAYTATAGFMPIYDDSGTEKAEIFYVAYEAEGEKKEKRPVTFAFNGGPGAAALWVHLGAFGPRIVSMDASGLEIPKPPFTLRDNGNTLLDQTDLVFVDPVGTGFSRAASEDEAAEEFWGVQADITSVGEFIRMYLNRRDRWNAPVYIAGESYGGLRAPGLAAFLQDMGVMPSGIILISPAPSYGDLDGDTTNERPYVHLAPAMAAAAHYHGKSGAGLPADRETLLEEARRWAKEDYLQGLWKGYDLRGDDREQLVREMAGYTGLPGAYLQAEDLRVSAYAFAGRLLREERRFLSLYDSRLTAYGSRYDFSEDPLMFMTGAPYITLFREYLEEDLGLEIDRRYIPLSEEANARWNFHSGALYRQYGYPNVVGQMAKAMRRDPHMDLFVAMGLYDMVCPRESVLYSLRHMEIPPERIGDITFETYLAGHMLYTRASEHQKLKDDLTRFYDGR
- a CDS encoding M15 family metallopeptidase; protein product: MRQIDQWNDPIPQGSDINWRGVRGIPIEEEGESLHVVGHRPDRVVSCPQYFLQGLPGALPAVFLRREVLIRLARAAERLPDGYRFVVFDGWRSASLQETLFSCCLSELRRAHPQESEEALNEWAVAYVARPSVDERAPSPHLTGGAVDLTIADERGLELDMGTAFDATVSESTTSYYEDAFAGGRELSVRELQCLRNRRLLYWVMVEAGFSNFTGEWWHYDYGNQSWAWTRGERAAFYGATAPELRWWKGGESG